One Pseudochaenichthys georgianus chromosome 4, fPseGeo1.2, whole genome shotgun sequence DNA window includes the following coding sequences:
- the LOC117445574 gene encoding prostaglandin E2 receptor EP4 subtype-like has product MESLNITHGSVSMNETLVQHSQQATTFGTAIALPIFMFAGGAIGNIIAIIVLSVSRQERKSSAFYTLVCGLAVTDLLGTCLASPLTIANYMDKTVLTVQHLCEFHSFLLLFFGLTGLSIICTMAAERYMAICCPYTYQRWGVDRRFAQKFLFYIYICNIFFCCLPMMGMSKSELQPSGTWCFIDWGAEETVAAAYAVLYGSVSLLLILGTILLNLAVCGALLLMRQRTVQRPVTRASVRDRWRALSSAAETQMMAVLVMTSAVVLACSAPLVVRVFANCFILNNDPNADLAAIRIAAVNPILDPWIYILLRRSLFRKAASTLTQGFV; this is encoded by the exons ATGGAGAGCCTGAACATTACGCACGGATCTGTTTCCATGAACGAGACGCTGGTGCAGCATTCCCAACAAGCGACCACGTTTGGAACAGCAATCGCTTTACCGATTTTTATGTTTGCTGGAGGCGCCATTGGGAATATTATTGCAATAATCGTCCTGTCAGTATCTCGACAGGAGAGGAAATCTTCAGCTTTCTACACGCTGGTGTGCGGCCTGGCGGTGACCGACCTGCTGGGCACGTGCCTGGCCAGTCCGCTCACCATAGCCAACTACATGGACAAGACTGTGCTCACGGTGCAGCATTTGTGCGAGTTTCACTCCTTTTTGTTGCTGTTTTTCGGTTTGACAGGGCTGAGCATTATATGCACCATGGCAGCGGAGCGGTACATGGCCATATGCTGCCCGTACACCTACCAGCGGTGGGGGGTGGACCGGCGCTTTGCGCAAAAGTTCCTGTTCTACATTTATATCTGTAACATCTTCTTCTGCTGCCTCCCGATGATGGGCATGTCGAAAAGCGAGCTGCAGCCGTCCGGCACCTGGTGCTTCATCGACTGGGGGGCAGAGGAGACTGTGGCCGCTGCCTATGCTGTGCTGTACGGCTCCGTCAGCCTGCTGCTCATCCTGGGCACCATTCTGCTGAACCTGGCGGTGTGCGGAGCGCTGCTGCTGATGCGCCAGAGGACCGTGCAGCGGCCCGTCACCAGAGCCAGCGTCCGGGACAGGTGGAGGGCTCTGTCCTCGGCTGCAGAGACCCAGATGATGGCAGTGCTGGTGATGACCTCGGCCGTGGTGCTGGCCTGTTCAGCCCCGCTGGTG GTCCGTGTGTTTGCCAACTGCTTCATTCTGAACAATGACCCTAACGCTGACCTGGCAGCCATCAGGATAGCAGCTGTAAACCCCATCCTCGACCCCTGGATCTACATCCTCCTCAGGAGGTCTCTGTTTAGGAAG GCCGCAAGCACATTGACGCAGGGCTTTGTCTGA